A region of the Anolis sagrei isolate rAnoSag1 chromosome 4, rAnoSag1.mat, whole genome shotgun sequence genome:
ttctctgaatagagtggtgCAAGGTGagagctcagggcccttccatgcagccctatatcccaggatatcaaggcagaaaatcccacagtatctgctttgaactgggttatctgagcatTAGGTAGTGAGAGTTGTGTCTGCTCTGATGTGCACCAATTAAAAGAAATGTGTAAATAATTCCTGACTGCATCACTGACAAAATATAGAGgctgatttctttttaaatgtttaattaggGTCTCGCcactcctccttcctccagaaagGGCTCCAGACTATTTCCCTCCACAGAATATTGCCTGGGGAAAGCACAGCAACTTTATGACATCCCATTGAGCCCGGAAATGGCACAAAGGCGCACTTGGCAAGAATCTTCATTGGACAATGTAAGTGATATAGGTAAATACATTCCTCTGAAACACCAAAATATTCTGGGCATAGTCAGCAGAATATCATTTGTCAGGGCTAGGTCATTAAACTTAAATCCAGAGTTGAACAATGAGCACTGCGAGCTAAGGATTCCTGCAGTAAATAGCAAGACGCAAAGCAAGATGTTTAAGGCTCGtggtttttttggtggggggggcggggtgtttgtttttttgttttgtgcgGACTGACCAATACAAGTTTCTCACTGGGGCTGATGCTGCAAAGTTAAACTGCAAGACAGGACAAGGCCCATAAAAGTGAagatagggcccttccagacaggccctatatcccaggatctgattccaggttttctgctttcaaccagattatatgagtctgcactgccagataatctgggataaacagaggacctaggatcagatcctggaatatggggcctatctggaagggcccatagaagtGTTCCCCCCAAAACATGAAATCTTTTATCTCATTGtggacttcaagtcattttttgCCTATTGCTATCCTATCACTGcattttcttgacaatattttttgtggggggattgatgttgtcttCCTCTAAGGCTAAGAGTGTATGGCTTGGCCAAGATCTTTCAGTGGGCTTCCATGTATGGATTAGAACCTTGGTTTCCCGAGTTGGAGTCTGATGCTCAGAACAGTACACCATGTGTGATACTAATGCCAGTATACATTCGTGAAATTCACGACATAATATGTTTACAGTACTTCCTTAGTGGTTTTTACATGACATCTTTCATCTGGTTAAAGAGATAGCTGATGTTGCAAGTTTAACTGGAATTAAGTTCCATTGACTCAGTGGGTTAGCTTTAAGTACAAAAACATTAAACTGGACTGCAAGTGATTGGACTGATAGCTTTCTTTACTTGTCTGACTCTCTCCTGCTTTCTAATTTTCAtttgaacagaatatatatatatatatatatatatatatatatatattcatgttcaTGTAGTTATTCATTTCAGTTTGCAGGTGATTTTTAAAAGAGTTTTTTCTCCTACTCCACAACCTTTAAGTTCCTCGAAAACTCACCAAACTTCCTCTTTTTGTGTGTTTACTAAGTGCATGATGTTTCACTCTTTATAGTTGCTTTCCCTCTGCATTCTAGCTTACAATGTTTAtctagaattttaaaaattatatcatttggttatatatatatatatacacacacacacacacccgcacACACACATTACAGAAAAACACaaattatattacaataataataataataacttgcatttttctttctgcttctctcCAGGTATATGTCATTCCCACAGGAGTTTCTAAGGATCTTGTCACAGGAAATCATTTGGCTCACTACAATACCTTACCAAACCTTCGGAAATCCGAATGGGTCTATGATATACCTGTGTCACCTGAAAAATCAAAACAAGCTACTCAGAATCATTCCCCAAATAGGCATGTGCTTTATGATATACCACCAGTTAGGCCTGATTCAGGAATGCAAAAAATCCCATCTGTCTACAATGAAGACAAATTAGTGAATACAGAAGCATACGATATTCCACCCATACGAAATAAATTAGCTTCTCCTATGAGTCTTCTTTATGACATACCATCCACACATGATGCTTTAGTGCAACATCAGAATGGCCTTCCTTCAGATGCTCTTTCCTCCAAGACCGAAAAGGAGAACCACCAACAGACTGTCTATGATATTCCAAAAGGAATGCCTGTTGCTTtgacacaaaagaaagaaaatgcacaTGGTGACAGATCTGAAGATAATGTACACAATTTCCCTCTGCTGTTGTCCACAGATGGCAGATTAGATCAAGACAGATTGTCTGTCTCAAGTATAGGCAGTAGAACCAGCACCATATCGACATTATCAAGCTCTTCTACTGAGTCCTTTTCATCTACAGCATCATCATCAACTCTGTCATCATCTTCAGAAGAGTCCACTAAGAAAAGTACCATGGAGCTTGAGGTGGCCATAGGGACTCTAACTAAACTACAGCACAGTGTATCAAGCTCAGTGGCAAGCCTAATGATCTTTGTGAGCAGCAAGTGGAGATACCAAGAACATCTAGAGGGAAACATTGAGGAAATCCACAGAGCAATTGATCACATTAAGGTCTCTTTGGGAGAATTCTTGAACTTTGCTCGCACCATCGAAGAAAATGCTGCTTCAGGCTGTGATAGCAAACTTCAGGCAAGGATTAAAGAGCAGCTGAATAACCTCACAGGCTCTTTTCAGATACTGGTGGAAACTAGGGATGCACTGAATGATTGCAAATGGTCACTCGACCTTCTAGTAATTAAGAAACCTCAGAGTAACCCAGATGACCTGGATCGTTTTGTTATGGTGGCTCGCACCATTCCAGATGACATCAAAAGATTTGTCTCCATCATCATAGCTAATGGGAAACTACTTTTCAGAAAGAACTGTAAAGACAAAGATGGGAAAGATGAAAGAACTGGTGGAAagcaaaaactattaaaacacacATTGGAATGTCGAGTAGAAGATGAGTCTGTTCAAAAAAGTATTTTTGATAAGCCAAAGGAAAATAAACCATGTTCAGAGAAGCTGAGGGTTGATGACACTGAAGATTGTGATTATAGCCGGATACAGGTACGTGAGACTGGTATTGCAGCAGGGACAAGTACTGGTAAATGGTTTGAGATTGAGGGTAACCTTTTCTCAAAGAAAAGTGGTTGAGGCCCAGATTCAGCAGAGACATGCTTTCAGAAATATTACTCTTGATGTTCCctggttaaaaataaaattacaatgcTCAATAGGAAAATGGGaacaaattgttttttaaaaaacattatagtAGAGGCTAAAGCAGTAAAAACTGAGCATCTCTTGTCCAAAAATTGGAGATCCTAAAAAATCTGACATTGTTCACCTGGGTAGATGAGATAGTGACATATCTGCTTTCTGATTTATtccaaaaattatataaaatgagTGTACTATATTACACATAAATGAATTtcctgtttagacttgggtctcatctcctcGATATCCCATTATAcagtataaaaggtaaaggtttctcctgacattaactctggggggtggtgctcatttccatttctaagccaaagagccagtgttgtccattgacatctccaaggtcatatggccagcatgactgcatggagtgccattaccttcccgtcggagcggcacctattcatatttgcatgttttcaaacagctaggttggcaggaactggactaacagcgggagctcaccccgctccccatatttgaaccaccaacctttcagtcagcaagtttagcagctcagcatttaacctgctgtgctaccaggggAACCCCTATTATACAGTATGCATCTATGCAAATGTAGATAttcccaaaaggaaaaaaaatcatttctgatGCCAAATATAATGGATTTAGAAGTCCTCAACCTGTGTTCGTGATGGTACCTCTCCTGTAGaatttgggaaagttacttttcaagAGTCCACTAGCCAGCATTGCTATAAGCTCCATTATTTCTTCCAGCTGTTCACCAGTGCACAATAAGTGTGCATGATatggggacttaaaaagccaatgtggaTGGGTTGAGTTCCTTTACCAGTAATTCACCACCATGCACACACAGAAATTCCACAATAACTAACCCTAACGGTAAATTACACATCTGGAGAATTTTACCTTGAAAAGCCTATGAAGAGGCAAATCTTTTCCAAGATATTCTCAGATCTTCAGCTGGCTTTGGAATGGTTTGGATGTCTGCATGAGCAATAGGGTCCCCATCAGAAGCCCTTCCACCGAATTTGCATTCCATTCAAGACAGAATGGCTAGCCCAGTTGTAGTTTTCTGAAGGCTCACCAGGCAGTTACTCTGATGTCATTTTTGGTACCAGATAAAGATTCCCAGGCTTTTCAATTGAAATGGATCTGCTCTATCATGGCTGGGTttgttttgaattctactccCAGCCATTTCCCTGGTTTTAGTGTATTTTTAGATGTTTTCAATATGTATAAGTTTTATTGGTGTAAAGACTGAATTTTATTAAAGGAAAGTAAGTCGCCCTTTTGCTAAATATAGATCATTTCTGATGATGGCGCACTTCAGGCAGGACCTTGGAAGACATAGTCAGTGATCAGAAAGACATAATTGGGAGCAAATAGACTCAAAAGAAGGGAAATATATTCTTTAGCAAAGCAGCAAGTACAAAAAGGTCTATTAAAGTATATTTGCAAAGCATCCATGCCCAATTTTTACTGTAGGAACAGGACTTGTACCAAAACAGATCATCAGCCTATATAGGACAATATTGCCAACGTTGACTGGCAAAGGCTTTCAGACAGGATTTTTGCTTAGTTACACTTGAAGGGTTGAGCTTGGGACCATTGCCATGCAAAGCATATACCCAATTACTGAACTGTAGTGGGATATTGTACTTTGTTCTTATCATGATACAAAAAAGTTCTATGGCAATTCTGTTCTGGAATATTAAAAAACAAGATTGGTAAATGCTCTTTCTGTATTTATGGATTATGGtcagaggcggctctaggtagttttcaacggtaagcaaacagtattttgcccccccccccccccccccaccaatcactggtatatattttctgttcgttgtgggagttctgtgtgccatatttggttcaattccatcactggtggagttcagaatgctctttgattgtaggtgaactatacatcccagtaactacaactcgcatatgtcaaggtctattttcccccaagagcgcttcaagagtgcccctgggcaaaatcaactatattgtaaatgcttactttgcgtaatgggttgagccgcccctgattatgGTCAACATTTATGTTCAGTATGAAACtgacatggttttttttttctcctttgaagAAACCAGTAGGATTGGAACAAGCACAGCCGTTTCCTTCACCTTGTAAGACAGAGGAAAAGAAtgtcaaattaaaaataaaggtAATATTATTTAGTATAGCAGTGCTCTACAATGATGACTGAATTATCTGTTGTTTTATTCCCATTAGTACATCTGTGAGActgattttaattaaaaaaagagaacAGTGAAAAGGAGCCCCTACAACTGTTCACAAATTGTATTTCTAAAACTATACAGCATCTGACTAGGGATATATGGAAGTGAAGAAGTTGGCAGATATCATGTTAACAAAAGGCATTGTGCAAGAAAAGGGAAAATGCCTTTTTTAAAGTCAATATCTGACCCATGCTTCATTCTGCACCATCTCATTATCAGGTCTTcaaacaagaaataaaatatataaagattGCCATACTTGGTGTGATTGAGCTAAAGTGGACAGAAATGAGACATTTTCAATCAGATAATTATATAATGTTTTACTCTGGAAATGACAGTCTAAGAAGACGCGTGGCAGCTTTAACAGTGAGACAAAGTGGAGCAAAAGCAGTCATAGGATGGAGTGTGAAATCTGGGAAGACTTGGCATTAATAAGAGCAATAAAATTTAATGGAAAACCTTTCAGTATAACCACAACCCAAATTTATGTTCCAAGTACAAAGGCAGATTAGGCAGATATGAAAGAACTAGATAAGATCCTTAAGTATAAAGCTATATAATGGAATATTAATGTCGGAATCATCAATCTCATGGTATTTCCAGTTTCTGTGTATAGTTCTAAAGTGAAACagagaagaaagctgataggaagagaaCCTACTCATTTGAAATGAGGTGCCAGAGTTCTATTGTCACCATGGATTGCTAAAAGGAGCCATAAATGGCTTTGAGAACAAATGTATCTTGAACTCTCATTACACGTCAAAATTACAAAATTGGGGCTATTATACTTTGAGATGTATCATGAAATAACATGACTCATTGGAAATAATGACAATGCTCAGCAACACAGAATGCAGTAGGAAATGAGGAGGATGACATTGACTCAATAAGGAGGTCGGAAGTCTCTCATTTCTAAAAAACTGAAGAACAGTAACTGACATATATATGCATGCTCCTCTGCAAATAGTTTTTCCATGTGCAGATCTTACAGTTATTCAGTGGATGAGCTAGTAAACTtaattaataaaaatttatttcttTGAATGATGTCCCTTAGAATGACATCATATATAAACTATAAAAGGACttgatttaatttcaaaatggttaTAGGATTTCTTTGGCTAAACCTCTTACCTGGAGTGGTTTAGCCAAAGAAATCCTGTAACCACTTTGTTTCCCCATTATATCACCTACAAAATCTCTTATTCTCTCTATGCTCTTGATCAAAGAAGTTGTGTCCAGGGATATTCTTTCTACTTtccaatttttaaatatttgtagacCTGGCTTTAATCTGATTGTTTTCCAGCTTTGTAAGCTATTTCGCTTTACCATGTCAGAAGAAGGCCTTGAGAGAACTCTTTTGCAAAAATGTATAGCTGGGAGATCCACAAAAATGTCAAATTGTGCTTACCTGGTAACTTCCTGTTCTCAGTTAAGTGCTTTTCTTAGTAAATATTGCCCCACAAGGATTACATATAGGGGCCTTCCCCTTTTCTAGGCTTGTGAGGAgctattttgccattttagaaaaaaaatcctgcaggTGGAGATAGGCAGTGAGGCAAATGTTTCCTATCTCGAACGTTTCCTATCTTGGTCTACATTGTGAAACTTTGATTATGTCAAGATTCATAAGAGTTGACTCAACATTTGCATCAGTATTTCAGCCTACTACTTTGTCACTATTGGGAAGAGGCtcggagtgcatctacaccaggtttgccaaactttggccctccaggtgttttggacttgaattcccacatgggagttgaagtccaaaacacctggagggccaaaggttacCCATGCAAGGTCTACTCTGTAgatttaatatagtttgacaccacttcacctGCTGTCgctgttgtagtttggtgaggaactttggcagagaaggctaaagattttataaaactacaacttccataatgtcATAGCATTGCTCcacgacagttaaagtggtgatggacagccttaattctacagtgtagatacgccCTCAGTGAtaaaatgtatgttttcaaagcagatatgctGAAGTTCAACTCTTGGTGAGATAAGATCAAGTGTTGACTTCTGCCAGAGACTTTGAAGTGTTtatagtttttaattgtttttatatgaattttattatgtgatttaacctgttttaaaggatgtatttatgtgtgttcaacAACATTAATTGTTGCCAGTTTGTacgctgccttgagtcacctttgggctgaaaaaggaaagataaaattgtggtaaataaataaattttaacaaGTAAGAGCAAATCACAGTGGGCTAAGTGGACAAACAGCACAATCAGATTTGAGTCATCTACCACTTTTCCTAGCTGAAGTATTTCAGTTGTGATGTCATGTTATGATTACATAACTTGCCTTCTGAGAAGAAACGTTTGAGAAAGAACGGCACTCAATGTGGTTCCTGTTTTTGTTTCTCATTCTCTAGGGTTCACCACCTACAACACAAGACAGCAAGCAGGGCCCAGCCACAAAGATGGAGTTGTCCAATATCTGCAGACTATATTTTGGTGCTGTCCAGAAGGCCATTAGTGTTTTCCACCAAAGTCTTAACAAAGATCAGGCCCCTGAAGTCTTCATAGCCAAGAGCAAACTGATAATAATGGTGGGACAGAAGTTGGTGGATACCTTGTGTCAGGAAGCCATTGAGAAGACCAATCGAAATGAGATCCTGTGTGGTAGCAGCCAATTTTGTGCTTTGCTGAAGAGCTTGGCGGTCGCTACGAAAAACGCTGCAATGCAATACCCAAGTCCTGAAGCTATGAGAGAACTTCAGGATCAAGCTGATGGGCTGTCAAAGTACACACAACAGTTCCGAGCAATGATGGAATGAAGCACTGACTCGTTGGGTGTTCCTGAGGATAAGATGAACATATGT
Encoded here:
- the CASS4 gene encoding cas scaffolding protein family member 4, translated to MPACLNGPGKALRESGKMKVNNTLAKALYDNKAECLDELAFRRGDILMVLEQNLLGSEGWWKCSLHGKQGLAPANRLQLLTPSVVPSTQHDAEGLPVSPQTIYQVPSAHRSSTSLSVYEHMDGWITPSPPPSLSSSHPVTQELYQVPALAAQVLSEKTQSSSNQHLFTLPRATWASASALERKSDIYDVPSPQHRASLFAQGLATPPSSRKGSRLFPSTEYCLGKAQQLYDIPLSPEMAQRRTWQESSLDNVYVIPTGVSKDLVTGNHLAHYNTLPNLRKSEWVYDIPVSPEKSKQATQNHSPNRHVLYDIPPVRPDSGMQKIPSVYNEDKLVNTEAYDIPPIRNKLASPMSLLYDIPSTHDALVQHQNGLPSDALSSKTEKENHQQTVYDIPKGMPVALTQKKENAHGDRSEDNVHNFPLLLSTDGRLDQDRLSVSSIGSRTSTISTLSSSSTESFSSTASSSTLSSSSEESTKKSTMELEVAIGTLTKLQHSVSSSVASLMIFVSSKWRYQEHLEGNIEEIHRAIDHIKVSLGEFLNFARTIEENAASGCDSKLQARIKEQLNNLTGSFQILVETRDALNDCKWSLDLLVIKKPQSNPDDLDRFVMVARTIPDDIKRFVSIIIANGKLLFRKNCKDKDGKDERTGGKQKLLKHTLECRVEDESVQKSIFDKPKENKPCSEKLRVDDTEDCDYSRIQKPVGLEQAQPFPSPCKTEEKNVKLKIKGSPPTTQDSKQGPATKMELSNICRLYFGAVQKAISVFHQSLNKDQAPEVFIAKSKLIIMVGQKLVDTLCQEAIEKTNRNEILCGSSQFCALLKSLAVATKNAAMQYPSPEAMRELQDQADGLSKYTQQFRAMME